Proteins co-encoded in one Cytobacillus sp. NJ13 genomic window:
- the treR gene encoding trehalose operon repressor, which yields MRNNKYLVIYEEIAQQIQEGKYPARSILPSENELTEMYSTSRETIRKALNLLAQNGFIQKIRGKGSMVLDLKKLQFPISGLVSFKELAGKMGQRAETIVDEFSLIQPDAEKMKHLHIDKSEKIWKVYRVRKIEDERIILDKDFLIEKFVPGLTREICQSSIFAYIEDELGKKISFAKKEFTVEEPTAEDRKLLDMEGFHAIVVVKNYIYFDDATLFQYTESRHRPDKFRFVDFARRMDSQVF from the coding sequence ATGAGAAATAATAAATACTTAGTGATTTATGAAGAGATTGCCCAGCAAATACAAGAAGGCAAGTATCCAGCCCGATCCATTCTGCCATCTGAGAATGAATTAACAGAGATGTATTCCACTTCAAGGGAAACCATCCGCAAAGCTTTGAATTTGCTTGCACAAAACGGTTTTATCCAAAAGATCCGCGGAAAAGGCTCGATGGTCCTTGATTTAAAAAAGCTGCAGTTCCCCATATCGGGTCTGGTCAGCTTTAAAGAGCTGGCCGGGAAAATGGGTCAGCGTGCTGAAACGATTGTGGACGAATTTTCACTTATCCAGCCTGACGCAGAAAAGATGAAGCATCTCCATATTGATAAAAGTGAAAAGATATGGAAAGTGTATCGTGTCCGGAAAATTGAAGATGAGCGGATTATTCTGGACAAGGATTTTTTAATTGAGAAATTTGTTCCGGGCTTAACCAGAGAAATATGCCAGAGCTCTATTTTTGCCTACATTGAGGACGAACTCGGAAAAAAAATCAGCTTTGCCAAAAAGGAATTTACTGTGGAAGAACCAACTGCTGAAGACCGAAAGCTCCTTGATATGGAAGGATTCCATGCTATTGTTGTGGTGAAAAACTATATCTACTTTGACGATGCCACCCTTTTTCAATACACGGAATCAAGGCACAGACCCGACAAATTCAGGTT